One window of the Hippoglossus hippoglossus isolate fHipHip1 chromosome 9, fHipHip1.pri, whole genome shotgun sequence genome contains the following:
- the LOC117768391 gene encoding citron Rho-interacting kinase isoform X8: protein MSQVEQEISPVQRKMSDLESVLQQKDIELKASETQRTILEQDLATYITECSSLKRSLEQARMEVSQEDDKALQLLHDIREQSNKLQEIKEQEYHAQLEEMRVSIRQLEEDLSAARRRSDLYEAELKESRQSSEELKRKAADYQHRMQKVYAVKEQGRADVEDVLTKLEKANVEQQTKIHDLQEKLTKALKASAEATDLLQSMRLAKERMERDLERLQNKEDSSDSLRRRLRETEDGRKTLENQVKRLEIVERRETKLKDEIQSKAQQIQQMADKILELEENLRETQATAQRLETHLKQKEKLYEDKIKVLETQMKADMADKEMLESSQSNYEEEVREKCSIISEQKATINAMDSKMNSLEQRIAELSEANKLAANSSIYTQKNMKAQEEMISELRQQKFYLESQAGKLEAQNAKLEEHLEKMSQQEQSNKSRVLEQETRLREIGLEHEEQKLEIKRQVSELTLSLQERESQISNLQAARRAVENQLQQAKTELEDTTAEAEEEITVLRAHRDEIQRKFDTLRDSCAVITDLEEQLTTLTQENAELNRQNFYLSKQLDEASDEREDRLQLSQDVDRLRREVADREMHLNNQKQNLETLKTTCTMLEEQVLELETLNDELLEKERQWEAWRATLEEEKNLAERRTRDIQRLLDIEKQNRLRSEQRNSESRQAVDQAVKEHKAEILALQQALKDQKLKAESLADTMNDLEKKHAMLEMNARSLQQKLESERDLKQRLLEEQEKLQQQMDAQKTHIFRLTQGLQDALDQTDLLKTERTDLEYQLENIQLHLQAVYSHEKVKMEGTITQQTKLIDFLQSQAHGGSKKKKGLFGRRREDLLAAMAAQAQAQGQSQGQVSAVPAIQPVPLQYSDMKVALEKERTRCTELEEALQKMRAELRSLREEALQYKDHGNSTNPATSRQQMIMSAMVKSPEHQQAPTSLAPANSGRRKETATPEERRRVTFEKYSRRMKDSQRDRERERERVVHHNTPHRFTVGLNMRAAKCTVCLDTVHFGRQAATCLECHALCHPKCSPCLPATCGMSSDCSLHLSDGLCRDKGSAPGQQLKEAGGHMHLEGWMKLPRNGKRGQGWERKYVVLDGTKVSIYEIEPREESVKPLEEFDLCLSDGEVMVHGAVGASELPNTAKSDVPYVLKLESGCHAPCWPGQSIYFMAPSFPDKQRWVAVIESVVAGGRASREKAEADAKLLGNSLLKLEGDDRLDINCTLPLTDQIVLVGSEEGLYALNVIKNSLTHVPGLGSVFQIHIIKEQEKLLMIVGEERALCLVEIKRVKQSLAQSHLPSQSDLAPYIFETVKGCHLFAAGRIDNCPCICAAMPNKITILRYNDNLNKYCIRKEIETLEPCSCVHLTSYSIIIGTNKFYEIEMKQFVLEEFLDKNDMSLASAVFAASSHSFPIAIMQVASSVQKEEYLLCFHEFGVFVDTYGRRSRTEEIKWSRLPLSFAYREPYLFVTYFNSLDVIEVQGHAALGPTVLAHLDIPSPRYLGPAISSGAIYLASSYQNKLRVICCKGSLIRESGELQRSGSSRGSAPS, encoded by the exons GAATATCACGCCCAGCTGGAAGAGATGAGAGTTTCTATCAGACAACTGGAGGAGGACCTGTCGGCTGCCCGTCGTCGCAGCGACCTGTATGAGGCGGAGCTGAAAGAGTCTCGACAGTCCAGCGAGGAGCTGAAGAGAAAGGCTGCAGACTACCAGCACAGGATGCAGAAGGTCTACGCT GTTAAAGAGCAGGGCAGAGCTGATGTAGAGGACGTGCTCACCAAGCTGGAGAAG GCCAATGTTGAGCAACAGACAAAGATCCACGATCTTCAAGAGAAGCTCACCAAG GCCTTGAAGGCCAGTGCTGAGGCTACAGACCTCCTTCAGAGTATGAGACTGGCCAAAGAGCGCATGGAACGAGATCTGGAGAGGTTGCAGAACAAGGAAGACTCCAGTGACAGCCTGCGTAGACGCCTCCGTGAGACTGAG GATGGCAGGAAGACTCTTGAGAACCAGGTGAAACGACTGGAGATTGTTGAGCGCCGAGAGACTAAACTGAAGGATGAAATCCAGAGCAAGGCCCAGCAGATTCAGCAGATGGCAGATAAGATTCTG gagctggaggagaatcTGCGAGAGACTCAGGCCACAGCCCAGCGGCTGGAGACTCATCTGAAGCAGAAGGAGAAGCTCTATGAAGACAAGATAAAG GTGCTGGAAACCCAGATGAAGGCGGACATGGCCGATAAGGAGATGCTGGAGTCCAGTCAGAGCAATTATGAGGAGGAGGTGCGGGAAAAGTGCAGCATCATCAGTGAACAGAAGGCG ACCATAAATGCTATGGACTCCAAGATGAACAGCCTGGAGCAGAGAATTGCTGAGCTGTCGGAGGCAAACAAACTGGCAGCCAACAGCAGTAtctacacacagaaaaacat gaaAGCCCAGGAGGAGATGATATCCGAGCTTCGCCAGCAGAAATTCTACTTGGAGTCTCAGGCTGGGAAGTTGGAGGCCCAGAATGCCAAACTGGAAGAGCATCTAGAGAAAATGAGTCAGCAGGAGCAAAGCAATAAGAGCCGTGTGCTGGAGCAGGAAACCAGGctcagagag ATCGGGCTGGAGCACGAGGAACAGAAGCTGGAGATAAAGCGTCAAGTGTCGGAGCTGACCCTGTCGCTGCAAGAACGCGAATCCCAGATCAGCAACCTGCAGGCAGCTCGCCGTGCTGTGGAGAACCAACTGCAGCAGGCCAAGACTGAGCTGGAGGACACCACtgcagaggctgaggaggagatcACTGTGCtcaga GCACACAGGGATGAGATACAACGCAAGTTTGATACCTTGAGAGACAGTTGTGCG GTGATCACAGatctggaggagcagctgaccACACTCACTCAGGAAAACGCTGAGCTGAACCGTCAGAACTTCTACTTGTCCAAGCAGCTGGATGAGGCCTCCGATGAGAGAGAAGACCGCCTGCAGCTCAGCCAGGACGTGGACAGACTGCGTCGGGAAGTGGCCGACCGCGAGATGCACCTGAACAACCAGAAACAG AACCTTGAGACACTGAAGACCACATGCACCATGCTGGAGGAGCAGGTTCTCGAGCTGGAGACCCTGAACGACGAGCtgctggagaaggagagacagtgggaggcctgGAGGGcaacactggaggaggagaagaacctGGCTGAGAGGAGGACCAGGGACATCCAGAGACTGCTGGACATAGAGAAACAGAACAG GCTTCGTTCAGAGCAGCGCAACTCAGAGTCTCGTCAGGCTGTGGACCAGGCAGTAAAGGAACACAAAGCTGAGATCCTGGCCCTGCAGCAGGCCCTCAAAGACCAGAAACTCAAAGCTGAGAGCCTTGCAGACACT ATGAATGATCTGGAGAAGAAGCATGCCATGCTGGAGATGAACGCCCGCAGTTTGCAGCAAAAGCTGGAGAGTGAGAGGGATCTGAAGCAGAGACTGCTGGAAGAG CaagagaaactgcagcagcagatggacgCTCAGAAGACCCACATCTTCCGCCTGACCCAGGGGCTGCAGGACGCTCTGGACCAGACTGACCTGCTGAAAACTGAGAGGACCGACCTGGAATACCAGCTGGAGAACATCCAg CTCCACCTGCAGGCCGTGTACTCTCATGAGAAGGTGAAAATGGAGGGGACCATCACCCAGCAGACCAAGCTCATTGACTTCCTCCAGTCCCAGGCCCACGGTGGCTCCAAGAAGAAAAAG ggtCTGTTTGGCCGTCGTCGAGAGGACCTGTTGGCTGCCATGGCTGCTCAGGCCCAGGCTCAAGGGCAGAGTCAAGGCCAGGTTTCCGCGGTGCCGGCCATCCAGCCAGTTCCTCTGCAGTACAGCGACATGAAGGTGGCTCTGGAAAAAGAACGCACACGCTGCACTGAGCTGGAAGAAGCTCTGCAGAAAATGAGAGCAGAGCTGCGGTCTCTCAGAGAGGAAG CGCTCCAGTATAAAGATCATGGTAACTCTACAAACCCGGCCACGTCACGGCAGCAGATGATTATGTCTGCCATGGTAAAGTCACCTGAACACCAGCAGGCCCCGACCAGCCTGGCACCCGCCAACTCTGGACGTAGGAAGGAGACTGCAACACCTGAGG AGAGAAGGAGGGTCACTTTTGAAA AGTATAGCCGTCGTATGAAGGACAgtcagagggacagagagagggagagggagagagtggtgCACCACAACACCCCTCATCGCTTCACAGTGGGACTCAATATGAGAGCTGCCAAGTGTACTGTGTGCCTGGATACCGTGCACTTCGGTCGCCAAGCCGCCACCTGTCTTG agtGTCACGCTTTGTGCCACCCGAAATGCTCCCCCTGCCTTCCAGCCACATGTGGCATGTCCAGCGACTGCTCCCTGCATCTGTCTGATGGGCTGTGTCGGGACAAAGGTAGCGCTCCAGGCCAGCAGCTCAAAGAAGCAGGTGGACACATGCACCTGGAAGGCTGGATGAAACTGCCCAG gaatGGGAAGCGAGGCCAAGGCTGGGAGAGGAAGTATGTGGTCCTGGATGGGACCAAAGTGTCCATCTACGAGATAGAGCCCAGGGAAG AGTCTGTGAAGCCGCTGGAGGAGTTCGACCTGTGTCTGTCAGATGGAGAGGTGATGGTTCATGGAGCTGTTGGAGCATCTGAGCTGCCAAACACGGCCAAGTCAG ATGTTCCTTATGTCCTGAAGCTGGAGTCTGGTTGTCACGCCCCCTGCTGGCCTGGACAGTCTATTTACTTCATGGCTCCCAGTTTCCCAGACAAACAGCGCTGGGTGGCCGTCATAGAGTCCGTGGTGGCCGGGGGACGAGCCTCTCGGGAGAAGGCCGAGGCCGACGCA AAGCTGCTGGGAAACTCTCTGCTGAAGCTGGAGGGGGATGACAGGCTGGACATTAACTGCACCCTCCCTCTCACAGACCAG atCGTTCTGGTGGGCTCTGAAGAGGGGCTGTACGCCCTGAACGTAATAAAGAACTCCCTGACTCACGTCCCTGGTCTAGGATCAGTCTTTCAGATCCACATCATCAAAGAGCAGGAGAAACTGCTGATGATCGTTG gtgAGGAGAGGGCGCTGTGTCTGGTGGAGATAAAGAGAGTAAAACAGTCTCTGGCCCAGTCCCACCTGCCCAGCCAGTCTGATCTGGCTCCCTACATCTTTGAGACGGTGAAGGGCTGCCATCTGTTCGCTGCTGGGAGA ATCGATAACTGTCCTTGTATATGTGCTGCAATGCCCAACAAGATTACCATCCTGCGCTACAATGACAATCTTAACAAATACTGCATTCGTAAG GAGATTGAAACTCTGGAGCCGTGCAGCTGCGTCCATCTGACCAGCTACAGCATCATCATCGGCACCAACAAGTTCTATGAGATTGAAATGAAGCAGTTTGTGCTCGAGG AGTTCCTGGATAAGAACGACATGTCTCTGGCCTCTGCGGTGTTCGCAGCCTCATCACACAGTTTCCCCATCGCCATCATGCAGGTGGCGAGCAGCGTGCAGAAGGAGGAGtacctgctgtgttttcacg agTTCGGAGTGTTTGTGGACACGTACGGACGAAGAAGCCGCACTGAGGAGATTAAGTGGAGTCGTCTGCCTCTGTCTTTTG CCTACAGAGAGCCTTACCTGTTCGTCACCTACTTCAACTCCCTGGACGTCATCGAGGTGCAGGGACACGCAGCTCTGGG TCCGACAGTGCTGGCCCACCTAGACATCCCCAGCCCTCGATACCTGGGCCCAGCCATCTCCTCCGGGGCCATTTACCTGGCCTCGTCCTACCAGAACAAACTGCGGGTCATCTGCTGTAAGGGAAGTCTGATCAGAGAGTCTGGCGAGCTGCAGAGGAGCGGCTCCAGTCGAGGGTCAGCTCCCTCT TAG
- the LOC117768391 gene encoding citron Rho-interacting kinase isoform X7: MSQVEQEISPVQRKMSDLESVLQQKDIELKASETQRTILEQDLATYITECSSLKRSLEQARMEVSQEDDKALQLLHDIREQSNKLQEIKEQEYHAQLEEMRVSIRQLEEDLSAARRRSDLYEAELKESRQSSEELKRKAADYQHRMQKVYAVKEQGRADVEDVLTKLEKANVEQQTKIHDLQEKLTKALKASAEATDLLQSMRLAKERMERDLERLQNKEDSSDSLRRRLRETEDGRKTLENQVKRLEIVERRETKLKDEIQSKAQQIQQMADKILELEENLRETQATAQRLETHLKQKEKLYEDKIKVLETQMKADMADKEMLESSQSNYEEEVREKCSIISEQKATINAMDSKMNSLEQRIAELSEANKLAANSSIYTQKNMKAQEEMISELRQQKFYLESQAGKLEAQNAKLEEHLEKMSQQEQSNKSRVLEQETRLREIGLEHEEQKLEIKRQVSELTLSLQERESQISNLQAARRAVENQLQQAKTELEDTTAEAEEEITVLRAHRDEIQRKFDTLRDSCAVITDLEEQLTTLTQENAELNRQNFYLSKQLDEASDEREDRLQLSQDVDRLRREVADREMHLNNQKQNLETLKTTCTMLEEQVLELETLNDELLEKERQWEAWRATLEEEKNLAERRTRDIQRLLDIEKQNRLRSEQRNSESRQAVDQAVKEHKAEILALQQALKDQKLKAESLADTMNDLEKKHAMLEMNARSLQQKLESERDLKQRLLEEQEKLQQQMDAQKTHIFRLTQGLQDALDQTDLLKTERTDLEYQLENIQLHLQAVYSHEKVKMEGTITQQTKLIDFLQSQAHGGSKKKKGLFGRRREDLLAAMAAQAQAQGQSQGQVSAVPAIQPVPLQYSDMKVALEKERTRCTELEEALQKMRAELRSLREEALQYKDHGNSTNPATSRQQMIMSAMVKSPEHQQAPTSLAPANSGRRKETATPEERRRVTFEKYSRRMKDSQRDRERERERVVHHNTPHRFTVGLNMRAAKCTVCLDTVHFGRQAATCLECHALCHPKCSPCLPATCGMSSDCSLHLSDGLCRDKGSAPGQQLKEAGGHMHLEGWMKLPRNGKRGQGWERKYVVLDGTKVSIYEIEPREESVKPLEEFDLCLSDGEVMVHGAVGASELPNTAKSDVPYVLKLESGCHAPCWPGQSIYFMAPSFPDKQRWVAVIESVVAGGRASREKAEADAKLLGNSLLKLEGDDRLDINCTLPLTDQIVLVGSEEGLYALNVIKNSLTHVPGLGSVFQIHIIKEQEKLLMIVGEERALCLVEIKRVKQSLAQSHLPSQSDLAPYIFETVKGCHLFAAGRIDNCPCICAAMPNKITILRYNDNLNKYCIRKEIETLEPCSCVHLTSYSIIIGTNKFYEIEMKQFVLEEFLDKNDMSLASAVFAASSHSFPIAIMQVASSVQKEEYLLCFHEFGVFVDTYGRRSRTEEIKWSRLPLSFAYREPYLFVTYFNSLDVIEVQGHAALGPTVLAHLDIPSPRYLGPAISSGAIYLASSYQNKLRVICLVPASEAHPPTQSTSPSVCPRAPAAMTACTESPARRIATGRDAPNSDGINPPPDRWTERSRLAECWTVAGRGLLGDSGTALDSMQGRSEHSSPL; the protein is encoded by the exons GAATATCACGCCCAGCTGGAAGAGATGAGAGTTTCTATCAGACAACTGGAGGAGGACCTGTCGGCTGCCCGTCGTCGCAGCGACCTGTATGAGGCGGAGCTGAAAGAGTCTCGACAGTCCAGCGAGGAGCTGAAGAGAAAGGCTGCAGACTACCAGCACAGGATGCAGAAGGTCTACGCT GTTAAAGAGCAGGGCAGAGCTGATGTAGAGGACGTGCTCACCAAGCTGGAGAAG GCCAATGTTGAGCAACAGACAAAGATCCACGATCTTCAAGAGAAGCTCACCAAG GCCTTGAAGGCCAGTGCTGAGGCTACAGACCTCCTTCAGAGTATGAGACTGGCCAAAGAGCGCATGGAACGAGATCTGGAGAGGTTGCAGAACAAGGAAGACTCCAGTGACAGCCTGCGTAGACGCCTCCGTGAGACTGAG GATGGCAGGAAGACTCTTGAGAACCAGGTGAAACGACTGGAGATTGTTGAGCGCCGAGAGACTAAACTGAAGGATGAAATCCAGAGCAAGGCCCAGCAGATTCAGCAGATGGCAGATAAGATTCTG gagctggaggagaatcTGCGAGAGACTCAGGCCACAGCCCAGCGGCTGGAGACTCATCTGAAGCAGAAGGAGAAGCTCTATGAAGACAAGATAAAG GTGCTGGAAACCCAGATGAAGGCGGACATGGCCGATAAGGAGATGCTGGAGTCCAGTCAGAGCAATTATGAGGAGGAGGTGCGGGAAAAGTGCAGCATCATCAGTGAACAGAAGGCG ACCATAAATGCTATGGACTCCAAGATGAACAGCCTGGAGCAGAGAATTGCTGAGCTGTCGGAGGCAAACAAACTGGCAGCCAACAGCAGTAtctacacacagaaaaacat gaaAGCCCAGGAGGAGATGATATCCGAGCTTCGCCAGCAGAAATTCTACTTGGAGTCTCAGGCTGGGAAGTTGGAGGCCCAGAATGCCAAACTGGAAGAGCATCTAGAGAAAATGAGTCAGCAGGAGCAAAGCAATAAGAGCCGTGTGCTGGAGCAGGAAACCAGGctcagagag ATCGGGCTGGAGCACGAGGAACAGAAGCTGGAGATAAAGCGTCAAGTGTCGGAGCTGACCCTGTCGCTGCAAGAACGCGAATCCCAGATCAGCAACCTGCAGGCAGCTCGCCGTGCTGTGGAGAACCAACTGCAGCAGGCCAAGACTGAGCTGGAGGACACCACtgcagaggctgaggaggagatcACTGTGCtcaga GCACACAGGGATGAGATACAACGCAAGTTTGATACCTTGAGAGACAGTTGTGCG GTGATCACAGatctggaggagcagctgaccACACTCACTCAGGAAAACGCTGAGCTGAACCGTCAGAACTTCTACTTGTCCAAGCAGCTGGATGAGGCCTCCGATGAGAGAGAAGACCGCCTGCAGCTCAGCCAGGACGTGGACAGACTGCGTCGGGAAGTGGCCGACCGCGAGATGCACCTGAACAACCAGAAACAG AACCTTGAGACACTGAAGACCACATGCACCATGCTGGAGGAGCAGGTTCTCGAGCTGGAGACCCTGAACGACGAGCtgctggagaaggagagacagtgggaggcctgGAGGGcaacactggaggaggagaagaacctGGCTGAGAGGAGGACCAGGGACATCCAGAGACTGCTGGACATAGAGAAACAGAACAG GCTTCGTTCAGAGCAGCGCAACTCAGAGTCTCGTCAGGCTGTGGACCAGGCAGTAAAGGAACACAAAGCTGAGATCCTGGCCCTGCAGCAGGCCCTCAAAGACCAGAAACTCAAAGCTGAGAGCCTTGCAGACACT ATGAATGATCTGGAGAAGAAGCATGCCATGCTGGAGATGAACGCCCGCAGTTTGCAGCAAAAGCTGGAGAGTGAGAGGGATCTGAAGCAGAGACTGCTGGAAGAG CaagagaaactgcagcagcagatggacgCTCAGAAGACCCACATCTTCCGCCTGACCCAGGGGCTGCAGGACGCTCTGGACCAGACTGACCTGCTGAAAACTGAGAGGACCGACCTGGAATACCAGCTGGAGAACATCCAg CTCCACCTGCAGGCCGTGTACTCTCATGAGAAGGTGAAAATGGAGGGGACCATCACCCAGCAGACCAAGCTCATTGACTTCCTCCAGTCCCAGGCCCACGGTGGCTCCAAGAAGAAAAAG ggtCTGTTTGGCCGTCGTCGAGAGGACCTGTTGGCTGCCATGGCTGCTCAGGCCCAGGCTCAAGGGCAGAGTCAAGGCCAGGTTTCCGCGGTGCCGGCCATCCAGCCAGTTCCTCTGCAGTACAGCGACATGAAGGTGGCTCTGGAAAAAGAACGCACACGCTGCACTGAGCTGGAAGAAGCTCTGCAGAAAATGAGAGCAGAGCTGCGGTCTCTCAGAGAGGAAG CGCTCCAGTATAAAGATCATGGTAACTCTACAAACCCGGCCACGTCACGGCAGCAGATGATTATGTCTGCCATGGTAAAGTCACCTGAACACCAGCAGGCCCCGACCAGCCTGGCACCCGCCAACTCTGGACGTAGGAAGGAGACTGCAACACCTGAGG AGAGAAGGAGGGTCACTTTTGAAA AGTATAGCCGTCGTATGAAGGACAgtcagagggacagagagagggagagggagagagtggtgCACCACAACACCCCTCATCGCTTCACAGTGGGACTCAATATGAGAGCTGCCAAGTGTACTGTGTGCCTGGATACCGTGCACTTCGGTCGCCAAGCCGCCACCTGTCTTG agtGTCACGCTTTGTGCCACCCGAAATGCTCCCCCTGCCTTCCAGCCACATGTGGCATGTCCAGCGACTGCTCCCTGCATCTGTCTGATGGGCTGTGTCGGGACAAAGGTAGCGCTCCAGGCCAGCAGCTCAAAGAAGCAGGTGGACACATGCACCTGGAAGGCTGGATGAAACTGCCCAG gaatGGGAAGCGAGGCCAAGGCTGGGAGAGGAAGTATGTGGTCCTGGATGGGACCAAAGTGTCCATCTACGAGATAGAGCCCAGGGAAG AGTCTGTGAAGCCGCTGGAGGAGTTCGACCTGTGTCTGTCAGATGGAGAGGTGATGGTTCATGGAGCTGTTGGAGCATCTGAGCTGCCAAACACGGCCAAGTCAG ATGTTCCTTATGTCCTGAAGCTGGAGTCTGGTTGTCACGCCCCCTGCTGGCCTGGACAGTCTATTTACTTCATGGCTCCCAGTTTCCCAGACAAACAGCGCTGGGTGGCCGTCATAGAGTCCGTGGTGGCCGGGGGACGAGCCTCTCGGGAGAAGGCCGAGGCCGACGCA AAGCTGCTGGGAAACTCTCTGCTGAAGCTGGAGGGGGATGACAGGCTGGACATTAACTGCACCCTCCCTCTCACAGACCAG atCGTTCTGGTGGGCTCTGAAGAGGGGCTGTACGCCCTGAACGTAATAAAGAACTCCCTGACTCACGTCCCTGGTCTAGGATCAGTCTTTCAGATCCACATCATCAAAGAGCAGGAGAAACTGCTGATGATCGTTG gtgAGGAGAGGGCGCTGTGTCTGGTGGAGATAAAGAGAGTAAAACAGTCTCTGGCCCAGTCCCACCTGCCCAGCCAGTCTGATCTGGCTCCCTACATCTTTGAGACGGTGAAGGGCTGCCATCTGTTCGCTGCTGGGAGA ATCGATAACTGTCCTTGTATATGTGCTGCAATGCCCAACAAGATTACCATCCTGCGCTACAATGACAATCTTAACAAATACTGCATTCGTAAG GAGATTGAAACTCTGGAGCCGTGCAGCTGCGTCCATCTGACCAGCTACAGCATCATCATCGGCACCAACAAGTTCTATGAGATTGAAATGAAGCAGTTTGTGCTCGAGG AGTTCCTGGATAAGAACGACATGTCTCTGGCCTCTGCGGTGTTCGCAGCCTCATCACACAGTTTCCCCATCGCCATCATGCAGGTGGCGAGCAGCGTGCAGAAGGAGGAGtacctgctgtgttttcacg agTTCGGAGTGTTTGTGGACACGTACGGACGAAGAAGCCGCACTGAGGAGATTAAGTGGAGTCGTCTGCCTCTGTCTTTTG CCTACAGAGAGCCTTACCTGTTCGTCACCTACTTCAACTCCCTGGACGTCATCGAGGTGCAGGGACACGCAGCTCTGGG TCCGACAGTGCTGGCCCACCTAGACATCCCCAGCCCTCGATACCTGGGCCCAGCCATCTCCTCCGGGGCCATTTACCTGGCCTCGTCCTACCAGAACAAACTGCGGGTCATCTGCT TAGTCCCAGCAAGCGAGGCCCACCCACCTACACAGAGCACATCACCAAGCGTTTGTCCTCGGGCCCCGGCAGCCATGACGGCCTGCACAGAGAGCCCAGCACGCCGCATCGCTACCGGGAGGGACGCACCGAATTCCGACGGGATAAATCCCCCGCCCGACCGCTGGACAGAGAGAAGTCGCCTGGCAGAGTGCTGGACAGTCGCAGGGAGAGGTCTCCTGGGAGATTCGGGGACAGCTCTCGACTCCATGCAGGGTCGGTCCGAACACAGCTCGCCCCTGTAA